A stretch of DNA from Leptospira wolffii serovar Khorat str. Khorat-H2:
ACCGATCCGATAAAAGAGCAAATCGTCTTCCGGCGTGGTTTTTTCGTATTCCAGAAGAATTTTCAAAGCGGATTTGAAATCCTCTTTCTCCACGAAGTGTCTGGCCTTGTCCAAGGGGGATTCCTTTTCCTCCTTGGCCGACAATTCGGAAACGAAGGAAAAAAGAACTAAGACAAGAACTCCGAATGTAAGAACGGTACGTTTCGAAATGATGGTATAAAAGACGTTCAACTGAATTCTCCCTATCCTTATTTAGTTATATCCGTCGGATTCGTTTTTCGGACAAGGACTCGTTCATAATAAACGGATTCCCGCATCCGCAAACTCTTTCAAAACCTCTCTGGAAATCCGAGCTTTTTGGTTTCTCTTTTCCTTAATATGAGTGAGGTAACGGAGAGAAAAAAGAATCCCGCCTTCCTCTATATTCACATAAATAATAGGACTCGTCTTACCGAGTCTCACCAGATAGTTCTTAGAAAGCTCACGAACCGAATAATCTATCTTATGCTGGTCTATCACGGAACCGTTATGTAGAATCCCGTTCAATATCTTCTCCGCCGCTTCCCAATCGGATCCGTAAGGAAGCTTGAGTCGAAACTCGTCCCAAACGAATCCTAATTTTTCCTTAACTACATAAACCTTATGCAGAATCACGGAATGATTCGGAAAATGGACCAAACGATTCGTGGATTGTTCCGATTTGGGATCAGGGCTCAGTTCCATTAAGGTAAAGCGGTTGATCCCTATATTGACGACGTCCCCCTTGATTCCGTCCAACTCGATCCTATCCCCCACCTCGAATCCGTTACTCCCGTGGATCAAAAACCAACCCACATAGTTGAGCGTGATGTCTTTTAAGGAAATTACGATACCCGCACCAGCAAGTCCCATGACCGTAGGAAGATAAGCCAGACCGGAAAAAATAATGGGCAAAAGAGAAATCGCGCCGACTAGAACGAATAAAATCCGGGTCAATCTCCTACGATTGTATCGCACCGAATTGTCCGCGGGAGGTCGGACCCGATCCACGATCGTAACGAACGTCTTATAGATCACCACCAGACTCAGGATAAAATATACGATAAGAATGAATTCTTCCGTAATCGATCTTTCCTTCACTTGTAAAAGATAGAAAGGATTGATGAGCTTAAGTATTTCTTCCATGACCGTAAAAAGAAACCCAAAGGTAGAGCGGCTCCGGGCGAAAGCAAGGTTAATTTGTTAAGGAGCGAGTGTAAATCTAAGAGGAACTTTCTGATAACAGGTTTCGTTCTTGCCGTTCGCTGCACAAGGAGTGTATTTCACTCTTTCCAATATTTCTATGGCAGCAAAATCGAAATCCGGAAAATTACACGAGTTACTCTGGATACAATAATTCTTTAAATATCCATCTTTTGTCACTACGATATATGTAATCACGGAACATTCGGATATTCCTATATCCTTCGCGGACTGAGGATAGAAATCACTCAGACTAAAATCGATCGAAAGATGAATATAACCTCCTTCTTGATATGTCGATTCGCGAATATTACCGTTCACTATTTTGCCGCACGAAATTCGTTTTTTATCGATCCGACCCTTAACGTATTCGCCATCCTTACTTTTATTCTGGAAGTTGATTGCAATACTATCCTTGGGCGAGATTAGACAGAGCGAAAATAGAAATAATAGAATTTGAATCGACTTCATTCTTCTACAAATAACCGCAACTGAGAATATATTCCGCGTTCTTCGGAGAAAGTCATAAATTGAGATTTTTTTTTCAAAACCGAGTGGATAGAGACGCAAAGTTATAGGATTGTCGGTCTTCTTATAACGAAACCGGAAAGGCTAAAATTCTTTTTTCTGCTTTCGAAATGCTCGGGCGATTTCTTCCAGTTCCACGGGAATATCCCAGGCCGGCTTCCCGGGCGCCTCCAATAGAACGAAACGCACCGAATTTCCCACATTCTTCTTATCGTGAAGAGTATGTTTTGCAACTTGGACGGATTTGCTTTTGTCTTTGTAAGGCAAGTCGTAAGCGACGAGAATCTTGCGGGTCTCCTCTATCCAACTAGGATCCAAACCTTGTTTTTCGGTAGAGAGTAGAATCGCGGTAAAGAGTCCGATCGCAACGGCCTCTCCGTGAGAATATTTTCTATATTGAGTCAGGGATTCTATCGCGTGAGCAGTCGTATGTCCAAGGTTCAGGATCTTTCTAAGTCCTAATTCTCTTTCGTCCTGGCTGACCACCTTCGCCTTAAAACGAACGGATCCTTCGATCAATTCCTTCAGCACGGGAGAGGTATGGTCGTAAACTTCCTCTCCGTGAGAACGGATCTTTTCCAGATATTCTCCTCCGGAAAGCAGGCCGTGTTTCACAATCTCCGCCATTCCGCATCTCCATTCCTTCTTAGGTAGAGTGGAAAGAGCAATCAGAGGAACGAAAACGAATTCGGGTTGGTAGAAGGAGCCGATCATATTCTTGCCCAGATCCGCGTTAACCGCAACTTTCCCTCCCACCGAAGAATCAACACATGCCAATAACGAAGTGGGGACTTGGGCGAAACGTATCCCTCTTTGGAAGGTGGATGCGATGAATCCGGCAAAGTCTCCTACGACTCCTCCTCCCAAAGCGATGATAAGACTCTTGCGATCGGCACCGAGCTCTATGAGCCGGTTATAAACTTCGGCCGTGCGAAGGATGTGCTTATTCTTCTCCCCGCCTTTAAGATAAATTTCGTGGACGGGCAGACCTAATCCCGCGAGTTCCGGTTCGTAAAATTTGGAGAATAATCCGGAAAGCTTTCTTTCAGTAAGAATGAAAACGGAAGATACTCCGGAGACGCTTCCGATTGCCTTTCCAAATCCCCTAAAATCGGGATATAAGGAAACGTTATATTCTTTCGAGAATGCTCTTATCTTGATTTCGGGGATCGTATTCATTTATCGTATACCCATTGGCTGCGTATGAAAGGGGACGGCTTGTATTTACCTAAGGAAAGGTATTCCTTAATGTCCGGTCGAATATCCATCTCCAAGACCGCGCCGAGCGGAAAATAACCGAATCCGGTAATAGCTTTTTCCTTTAAGTTCACCGTCGGATCCTGCTTCTTTACCGTGGTCAGAAAAACCAGTTGGATAAGATGCCGATTTCCTTTAGGATCGATGGATTCGTTCAGAAAAAGAAAACTGGAGCTAGTCACATCCAGAGAAAGCTCCTCCTTCAATTCTCTTTTCAAGGCGTCTTCGGCATTTTCTCCGAATTCTATCCCGCCGCCGGGTAATAACCAATAATAGGATTCCTTCTTCTTTTGCTGCAATAGAAGGATTTCTCCCTTCCGGTTCCGGATGAGTGCCGCTACCCTGACCCTAAGTCCTTTTTTCTTGAAAAAGAAATCCATATCCTACGATCTTTTAGACCCTGATTTTTAGAATTTGCAGCATCTGTCTTGCGGCATCTTGTTCCGCATACTTTTTATTCCTGCCCTTTCCTTCTGCCGAGTACTTATCTCGAATATGAACGCTGACATAGAAGATTTTTTCGTGATCCGGCCCCGATTCCTTCAGGAGTCGATATGTGGGAAGATGCTTGAATTTCTTCTGACAGATCTCCTGGAGTAGGGTTTTATAATCGGTCGCCGCCTGCATGGTATCCGAATTCTTAATGAATTCTATAAGATGGTCTAGGATGAATTTCTCGGCAGATTCCATTCCTTGATCCAAGTAAAGAGCGCCGACCAAGGATTCGAAAAGATTTGCTCCCAATTTTTTTTGAGCGCTTCCTTGGCCTTCTCCTTTTCCCAAAAGTACGAATTCCACTAGCCCCAACCGATCGCTTAACGCATTCAGGACCGCCGTAGAAACGAGCTTAGCTTTTTTCCGGGACAATTCCCCTTCGCTTGCTTTCGGATGTTTATGAAATAGATACTTGGAGACAACGAGACCTAGAACTGAATCTCCCAAGAATTCCAATCTTTCGTTATGCTCTTCATACTCCGGATTTTCGTTTCGGAACGAGCTATGAACGAATGCGGTTTTTAATAATTCCTGATTTCGAAACCGAATTCCTAGTTTCTCAATTTTATCCACAAGACGGACCACCCTCTTTGGGTCATCGCCGGATTGATTCGATTTTTCGTGATTTTTTATCAAAGGATTTTGATAAAAGGAAGGGAAAGAAGACTTCCGAGTTCCCGTAAGAACCCGGAGGTCTAGTCAATTAGGACTTAAGAGTGTCGATGAACTTAATTACGTCTCCGACGGTTTGGATCTTTTCAGCATCCTCGTCAGAAATTTCAACGCCAAACTCTTCTTCAAGAGCCATGACGAGTTCTACCGTGTCAAGAGAGTCTGCACCGAGGTCATCAATGAAGTGAGCTTCAGGAGTCACTTCGGACTCGTCCACTCCAAGTTGCTCAACGATAATAGACTTAATCTTTTCGAAATCTGCCATTTGTTTCCTCCGTACCACCGAAGTGGTATGTAAGTTTTAGTTAGGTTTAGAATTGGGGATTAATTCATCCACCGATTTTTAAACATTTTTATCCGAAAAGTTTTGGCAAGCGATAACGGATGAAATCGGGAAAAAAACCTGAAATTTCAAGCTCAGCCTTTTCAGAATTTTCTCTAAAGAAGCCGTTCTATAATTTCATACTTGAGACAAGAATCAAATCTCTAATGAACCTAAACAGTTTGATAATCAAAAAGTCACATTTCTAATATACGCATAATCGCTGAACGTAAGTTCGATCATATAAATTATGCGGAAGAAACGGGTTTATAAGCCGATCCGATGGAGAATAAGAGGACCCGAAATATGGCAAAAAAATAACGTATCAGAAAGCGCTTATCTACCGTTTCTCGAGGGTTTACGAAGCAAACTTCTAACGGCGTTCGGATTCCATCTTTGTAACATATATCAACTCAGAACCGTGTCTCGCCTTCTACCTAAGAGATAAAAAAAGCCCGGGCAAAAACCCGGGCCGTTTTCCGAATTAGATTTAGGTGAAAGTGGAACCTAAATCGATTAGGCTTGGACTCCGGGAAGGAATCCTCCTCCGTTCACCTCGATAACCTGTCCGGTTATGAAGGAAGAGAGGTCGGAGGCCAAGAAGGCGATCGTGTTTGCGATGTCTTCCGGTTGTCCCGCTCTTTTTAGGGGGATAGCCGCGACCATAGCTGTACGGATTTTTTCGGGAATTGCGTCGGTCATTTCGGTTTGGATGTATCCCGGAGCGATTGCGTTGCAACGCACTTTACGGGAAGCCATTTCCAAAGCCACTGCCTTGGTGAATCCGATCACACCGGCCTTAGAAGCGGAGTAATTGGTTTGTCCGATATTTCCGTTCACCCCTGCGATGGAGGAAAGGTTGATGATGGATCCTCCGTTCGGATTCTTAGCCATGAATTTCACCGCCGCTTGAGTGCAGTTGAAAGTTCCGGTCAAGTTGACCGCGATCACAGCGTCCCACTGTTCTTGCTTCATTCTAAGCAAAAGAGTGTCCTTGGTGATTCCTGCATTGTTTACGAGAATGTCCACGGAACCGAAAGCATCCACTACGGATTGGATAGCTGCAAGAGCGGATTCCGAGTTTGCCACGTTTGCGGAGATTCCTAGAGTCTTTACTCCGGTTGCTTTTGCGATTTCTTCGGCGGTTGCCTTACTTGCTTCTTCGTTTAGGTCGGCGATTACAACGTTTGCGCCTGCTTGCGCCAATTTCAGCGCGGTTGCTTTACCGATTCCACGGGCAGCCCCGGTTATAATGGCGTTTTTGCCTTTCAAATCGATCATTGATTTGTTCCTTACCAGATTCTGCGGTTAGCGTATTTTCGCGTCCCATAGGGTCAAGTGGATTCGTGATAGGCAATCGTCTACAGGGGGAAGAGATTCGGTATAATTGCTAAGAGTTTAATTTGTATTTCTCGATCTGCTCGGTGATCTTTCTATTTACGTCCCTTTCCGCGCATTCCACCACCACTCGAATCGCGTTTCGAACCGCATGAGAGTTGGAGGACCCATGGCCTATCAAACAGGTCCCGTCCACTCCTAAGAGAAGGGCTCCTCCGTATTCCGCGTAATCCAAACGCTTCTTGATCGCGGTGAAAGTGGGCTTCAATAATAAGGCACCAGTCTGAGCCAAACTGGATTGAGCGATACTTTCCCTTAGGACGCTGAAAATGGATTTAGACAATCCTTCGGTCGCCTTTAGGACTATGTTTCCTACGAAACCGTCGCAAATCACGACGTCCACATCCCTGCCTCCCCCATAAAGGTCCCGCCCCTCCACGTTTCCTACGAAATCTATGGGAAGTTTTCTCAGGAATTCGAAAGCCTTTTGGGTGACCGAATTGCCCTTCTTATCTTCTTCTCCATTGGAAAGAAGTCCCACCTTAGGTTTCGGAATATTGAATATTAAGCGGGAATAAATCTCTCCCATCATCCCGAATTGAGCCAGATACTCGGGCTTGCAGTCCACATTGGCTCCCGCATCCAGTAATAATGTAGGAGCTCCTTTCTCTCTGGGAATCGGAGCGGCGATCGGAGGTCTCAGAACACCTGGAATTCTACCCAAATAAAGTAAAGCCGCCGCCATAGTGGCTCCCGTATTTCCGGGAGAAAACATTCCTACGCATGTCTTATCCGCAACCAACTGGGCGGCCTGAACTACGGACGAATCCTCCATAGCACGAACCGCGATGGAGGGAGAGTCGTTCATTTCTATGATTTCGCCGGCGTGGGCGATGCGGATTTTGTCGGTGTCGTATTCGTATTTGAGGAGAATCTCACTGACTTCCTCTTCCTTACCGACTAGAACTACTTTACGGCCGTCCTCTTTGACTGCGGTGACGGCACCTTCTACGATCCGATCAGGACCGTAGTCGCCGCTCATGACATCGACGGCGACCCACATAGTGATTAGTTCTCTTCGCTGGTCTTCCTAACTTTCGGTTCTACCACA
This window harbors:
- a CDS encoding NUDIX domain-containing protein → MDFFFKKKGLRVRVAALIRNRKGEILLLQQKKKESYYWLLPGGGIEFGENAEDALKRELKEELSLDVTSSSFLFLNESIDPKGNRHLIQLVFLTTVKKQDPTVNLKEKAITGFGYFPLGAVLEMDIRPDIKEYLSLGKYKPSPFIRSQWVYDK
- a CDS encoding energy transducer TonB, with protein sequence MNGNIRESTYQEGGYIHLSIDFSLSDFYPQSAKDIGISECSVITYIVVTKDGYLKNYCIQSNSCNFPDFDFAAIEILERVKYTPCAANGKNETCYQKVPLRFTLAP
- the acpP gene encoding acyl carrier protein, which encodes MADFEKIKSIIVEQLGVDESEVTPEAHFIDDLGADSLDTVELVMALEEEFGVEISDEDAEKIQTVGDVIKFIDTLKS
- the rnc gene encoding ribonuclease III, whose product is MIKNHEKSNQSGDDPKRVVRLVDKIEKLGIRFRNQELLKTAFVHSSFRNENPEYEEHNERLEFLGDSVLGLVVSKYLFHKHPKASEGELSRKKAKLVSTAVLNALSDRLGLVEFVLLGKGEGQGSAQKKLGANLFESLVGALYLDQGMESAEKFILDHLIEFIKNSDTMQAATDYKTLLQEICQKKFKHLPTYRLLKESGPDHEKIFYVSVHIRDKYSAEGKGRNKKYAEQDAARQMLQILKIRV
- the aroB gene encoding 3-dehydroquinate synthase, which encodes MNTIPEIKIRAFSKEYNVSLYPDFRGFGKAIGSVSGVSSVFILTERKLSGLFSKFYEPELAGLGLPVHEIYLKGGEKNKHILRTAEVYNRLIELGADRKSLIIALGGGVVGDFAGFIASTFQRGIRFAQVPTSLLACVDSSVGGKVAVNADLGKNMIGSFYQPEFVFVPLIALSTLPKKEWRCGMAEIVKHGLLSGGEYLEKIRSHGEEVYDHTSPVLKELIEGSVRFKAKVVSQDERELGLRKILNLGHTTAHAIESLTQYRKYSHGEAVAIGLFTAILLSTEKQGLDPSWIEETRKILVAYDLPYKDKSKSVQVAKHTLHDKKNVGNSVRFVLLEAPGKPAWDIPVELEEIARAFRKQKKEF
- a CDS encoding mechanosensitive ion channel family protein translates to MEEILKLINPFYLLQVKERSITEEFILIVYFILSLVVIYKTFVTIVDRVRPPADNSVRYNRRRLTRILFVLVGAISLLPIIFSGLAYLPTVMGLAGAGIVISLKDITLNYVGWFLIHGSNGFEVGDRIELDGIKGDVVNIGINRFTLMELSPDPKSEQSTNRLVHFPNHSVILHKVYVVKEKLGFVWDEFRLKLPYGSDWEAAEKILNGILHNGSVIDQHKIDYSVRELSKNYLVRLGKTSPIIYVNIEEGGILFSLRYLTHIKEKRNQKARISREVLKEFADAGIRLL
- the fabG gene encoding 3-oxoacyl-[acyl-carrier-protein] reductase, with amino-acid sequence MIDLKGKNAIITGAARGIGKATALKLAQAGANVVIADLNEEASKATAEEIAKATGVKTLGISANVANSESALAAIQSVVDAFGSVDILVNNAGITKDTLLLRMKQEQWDAVIAVNLTGTFNCTQAAVKFMAKNPNGGSIINLSSIAGVNGNIGQTNYSASKAGVIGFTKAVALEMASRKVRCNAIAPGYIQTEMTDAIPEKIRTAMVAAIPLKRAGQPEDIANTIAFLASDLSSFITGQVIEVNGGGFLPGVQA
- the plsX gene encoding phosphate acyltransferase PlsX, encoding MWVAVDVMSGDYGPDRIVEGAVTAVKEDGRKVVLVGKEEEVSEILLKYEYDTDKIRIAHAGEIIEMNDSPSIAVRAMEDSSVVQAAQLVADKTCVGMFSPGNTGATMAAALLYLGRIPGVLRPPIAAPIPREKGAPTLLLDAGANVDCKPEYLAQFGMMGEIYSRLIFNIPKPKVGLLSNGEEDKKGNSVTQKAFEFLRKLPIDFVGNVEGRDLYGGGRDVDVVICDGFVGNIVLKATEGLSKSIFSVLRESIAQSSLAQTGALLLKPTFTAIKKRLDYAEYGGALLLGVDGTCLIGHGSSNSHAVRNAIRVVVECAERDVNRKITEQIEKYKLNS